A genome region from Engraulis encrasicolus isolate BLACKSEA-1 chromosome 6, IST_EnEncr_1.0, whole genome shotgun sequence includes the following:
- the LOC134451568 gene encoding peptidyl-tRNA hydrolase 2, mitochondrial-like translates to MTLVVRRDLNMGKGKVAAQCAHAAVNAYKELLKRDPNLLKRWELCGQPKVVVKADTEECLLELHRRAKESGLITSLIQDAGRTQTAPGTRTVLAVGPGPGGVVDKVTGHLKLY, encoded by the coding sequence ATGACACTGGTCGTGAGAAGGGACCTCAACATGGGCAAAGGTAAAGTGGCGGCCCAGTGTGCTCATGCTGCCGTGAACGCGTACAAGGAACTCCTCAAGAGAGACCCAAATCTACTGAAACGGTGGGAGTTGTGCGGCCAGCCAAAAGTGGTGGTCAAGGCTGACACCGAGGAGTGCCTTCTTGAACTTCACCGACGAGCCAAGGAGTCTGGACTCATTACCAGTTTGATTCAGGACGCAGGGAGAACACAGACGGCCCCAGGCACAAGAACTGTTCTTGCTGTAGGACCAGGACCCGGGGGTGTTGTAGACAAAGTAACTGGACATTTGAAATTGTACTAA
- the smx5 gene encoding smx5: MLFYSFFKSLVGKDVVVELKNDLSICGTLHSVDQYLNIKLTDISVTDPEKYPHMLSVKNCFIRGSVVRYVQLPADEVDTQLLQDAARKEALQQKQ, encoded by the exons ATG CTATTCTACTCCTTCTTCAAGTCGTTGGTGGGCAAGGACGTGGTAGTGGAGCTGAAGAATGACCTGAG CATATGTGGCACTCTTCACTCGGTGGACCAG taCCTGAACATCAAGCTCACAGACATCAGTGTAACTGACCCAGAGAAATATCCACACATG TTGTCAGTGAAGAACTGCTTCATCCGCGGGTCAGTGGTGAGGTACGTCCAGCTGCCAGCAGACGAGGTGGACACTCAGCTGCTTCAGGATGCAGCCCGCAAGGAAGCCTTGCAGCAGAAGCAGTGA
- the bcl6aa gene encoding BCL6A transcription repressor a isoform X2 gives MQEVSRKALPDLDKMACAADSCIQFTRHASDVLLNLNRLRSRDILTDVTILVSRQQFRAHKTVLMACSGLFYTIFTDSLKCNLNAISLDPKVDPEGFAILLEFMYTSRLTLKESLIMTIMNTAIYLQMDHVVDTCHRYIKSSDSPLKLPREDFLVSPLLLPQDVHGYRPHDMTDSLASRVTPFRDSRPYGSGMFNAVNTPSSSYHLYSQFPMQGFPFPICKLADAKSSFTDFPKPGVIHHKHCPPPPPPPPDNPSGGVLSGAEYSRTTTGGSVCHSGAFSARELVRDEEMKRESLEGVVQSIGGSSRKHGFSSLVPEQQPSQQPHTQHSHGHGHGHVHGHGHGHGHGQQKEAVGKEQRDQQRPTTDDEMGHQHYPIGMSASGRKALLSSPQSPLKSDCQPNSPTESSSSKNAALSQSSQPGSAAQGSPDPKARNWKKYKFIVLNQSTKEEEASPSHDVDMRSPQRLGLPPFLQAADSEHPDSQSGTKITEHGEDFHVPQASRLNNIINRTLEGSQRSSDSHSSLYISHLKCTSCGSQSPRHSEVCPNTPASRLAEEMAEMHSEYSDSSSENGTYFCNECDSKFAEEETLKRHMLQVHSDKPYKCDRCQAAFRYKGNLASHKTVHTGEKPYRCNICGAQFNRPANLKTHTRIHSGEKPYKCETCGARFVQVAHLRAHVLIHTGEKPYPCEICGTRFRHLQTLKSHLRIHTGEKPYHCEKCNLHFRHKSQLRLHLRQKHGAITNTKVQYRMSTDMPTDLTKAC, from the exons ATGCAAGAAGTTTCTAGGAAAGCACTACCAG ATCTTGACAAAATGGCTTGCGCAGCGGACAGCTGCATCCAGTTCACTCGCCATGCGAGTGACGTTCTGCTCAATCTGAACCGGCTGCGCAGCAGGGACATCCTGACTGATGTCACCATCCTTGTCAGCAGACAGCAGTTTCGAGCTCACAAGACCGTCCTCATGGCATGCAG TGGTCTCTTCTACACCATCTTCACGGACTCGCTCAAATGCAATCTGAACGCCATCAGCCTGGACCCGAAGGTGGACCCAGAGGGCTTCGCCATCCTCCTGGAGTTTATGTACACGTCACGGCTGACGCTGAAGGAGAGCCTCATCATGACCATCATGAACACCGCCATCTACCTGCAGATGGACCACGTCGTCGACACCTGCCACAGATACATCAAGTCCAG TGACTCCCCTCTTAAACTGCCCAGAGAGGACTTCCTGGTCAGTCCCCTGCTGTTACCTCAGGACGTCCATGGCTACAGGCCGCACGACATGACTGACAGCCTGGCCAGCCGAGTCACCCCCTTCAGGGACAGCCGGCCCTATGGATCCGGCATGTTCAATGCCGTCAACACTCCCAGTAGCTCCTACCACCTGTACAGCCAGTTCCCCATGCAGGGGTTCCCCTTCCCCATATGCAAGCTCGCAGACGCCAAAAGCTCATTCACGGACTTTCCCAAGCCGGGCGTGATCCACCACAAGCACTGTCCCCCGCCGCCACCTCCTCCGCCAGATAACCCGAGCGGTGGCGTGCTGAGTGGAGCAGAGTACTCCCGCACCACAACCGGAGGCAGTGTTTGCCACAGCGGCGCCTTTTCCGCTCGCGAGCTGGTGCGCGAcgaggagatgaagagggagagccTGGAGGGTGTGGTGCAGTCCATAGGGGGGAGCTCCAGGAAGCACGGCTTCTCCAGCCTGGTGCCCGAGCAGCAGCCCtcacagcagccacacacacagcacagtcacGGACATGGACATGGGCATGTGCATGGGCACgggcacggacacggacacggtcAACAGAAGGAGGCGGTAGGGAAGGAGCAGAGGGATCAGCAGAGGCCCACCACGGACGATGAGATGGGCCACCAACACTACCCCATCGGCATGTCGGCCAGCGGGCGCAAGGCTCTGCTGAGCAGCCCCCAGAGCCCGCTCAAGTCCGACTGCCAGCCCAACTCGCCCACCGAGTCCAGCAGTAGCAAGAATGCGGCCCTGTCCCAGAGCAGCCAGCCGGGCTCGGCCGCCCAGGGCTCCCCGGACCCCAAAGCGCGCAACTGGAAGAAGTACAAGTTCATCGTGCTGAACCAGAGCacaaaggaggaggaggccagcCCCTCCCATGACGTCGATATGCGCTCCCCCCAGCGCCTGGGTCTGCCGCCTTTCCTCCAGGCTGCCGACTCCGAGCATCCCGACTCTCAGTCCGGTACGAAGATCACGGAGCACGGGGAGGATTTCCACGTGCCCCAGGCTAGCCGCCTCAACAACATCATTAACAG GACTCTGGAGGGGTCTCAGAGGAGTAGCGATAGCCACTCATCCCTCTACATTAGCCACTTGAAGTGCACGTCGTGCGGCTCCCAGTCCCCGCGCCACTCAGAGGTCTGCCCCAACACTCCTGCCTCGCGCCTGGCTGAGGAGATGGCTGAGATGCACTCGGAGTACTCTGACTCCAGCTCTG AAAACGGTACGTACTTTTGCAACGAGTGCGACTCCAAGTTCGCCGAGGAGGAGACGCTGAAACGACACATGCTTCAGGTCCACAGCGACAAGCCATACAAATGCGACCGCTGCCAGGCAGCCTTCCGCTACAAAGGAAACCTCGCCAGCCACAAGACGGTACACACAG GAGAGAAGCCGTATCGCTGCAACATCTGCGGCGCTCAGTTCAACCGACCAGCCAACCtcaagacacacacgcgcatccaCTCAGGAGAAAAGCCATACAAGTGTGAGACCTGTGGCGCGCGATTTGTTCAG GTGGCACATCTGCGTGCCCACGTCCTGATCCACACAGGAGAAAAGCCATACCCGTGTGAGATCTGTGGAACGCGATTCCGCCACCTGCAGACCCTCAAGAGCCACCTACGCATCCATACGGGAGAAAAGCCCTACCAT TGTGAGAAATGCAACTTGCACTTTCGTCACAAGAGCCAGCTGCGCTTGCACCTGCGACAGAAACACGGGGCGATCACCAACACCAAGGTTCAGTACCGCATGTCCACGGACATGCCCACAGACCTGACCAAGGCTTGCTGA
- the bcl6aa gene encoding BCL6A transcription repressor a isoform X1 encodes MQEVSRKALPDLDKMACAADSCIQFTRHASDVLLNLNRLRSRDILTDVTILVSRQQFRAHKTVLMACSGLFYTIFTDSLKCNLNAISLDPKVDPEGFAILLEFMYTSRLTLKESLIMTIMNTAIYLQMDHVVDTCHRYIKSSDSPLKLPREDFLVSPLLLPQDVHGYRPHDMTDSLASRVTPFRDSRPYGSGMFNAVNTPSSSYHLYSQFPMQGFPFPICKLADAKSSFTDFPKPGVIHHKHCPPPPPPPPDNPSGGVLSGAEYSRTTTGGSVCHSGAFSARELVRDEEMKRESLEGVVQSIGGSSRKHGFSSLVPEQQPSQQPHTQHSHGHGHGHVHGHGHGHGHGQQKEAVGKEQRDQQRPTTDDEMGHQHYPIGMSASGRKALLSSPQSPLKSDCQPNSPTESSSSKNAALSQSSQPGSAAQGSPDPKARNWKKYKFIVLNQSTKEEEASPSHDVDMRSPQRLGLPPFLQAADSEHPDSQSGTKITEHGEDFHVPQASRLNNIINRTLEGSQRSSDSHSSLYISHLKCTSCGSQSPRHSEVCPNTPASRLAEEMAEMHSEYSDSSSVENGTYFCNECDSKFAEEETLKRHMLQVHSDKPYKCDRCQAAFRYKGNLASHKTVHTGEKPYRCNICGAQFNRPANLKTHTRIHSGEKPYKCETCGARFVQVAHLRAHVLIHTGEKPYPCEICGTRFRHLQTLKSHLRIHTGEKPYHCEKCNLHFRHKSQLRLHLRQKHGAITNTKVQYRMSTDMPTDLTKAC; translated from the exons ATGCAAGAAGTTTCTAGGAAAGCACTACCAG ATCTTGACAAAATGGCTTGCGCAGCGGACAGCTGCATCCAGTTCACTCGCCATGCGAGTGACGTTCTGCTCAATCTGAACCGGCTGCGCAGCAGGGACATCCTGACTGATGTCACCATCCTTGTCAGCAGACAGCAGTTTCGAGCTCACAAGACCGTCCTCATGGCATGCAG TGGTCTCTTCTACACCATCTTCACGGACTCGCTCAAATGCAATCTGAACGCCATCAGCCTGGACCCGAAGGTGGACCCAGAGGGCTTCGCCATCCTCCTGGAGTTTATGTACACGTCACGGCTGACGCTGAAGGAGAGCCTCATCATGACCATCATGAACACCGCCATCTACCTGCAGATGGACCACGTCGTCGACACCTGCCACAGATACATCAAGTCCAG TGACTCCCCTCTTAAACTGCCCAGAGAGGACTTCCTGGTCAGTCCCCTGCTGTTACCTCAGGACGTCCATGGCTACAGGCCGCACGACATGACTGACAGCCTGGCCAGCCGAGTCACCCCCTTCAGGGACAGCCGGCCCTATGGATCCGGCATGTTCAATGCCGTCAACACTCCCAGTAGCTCCTACCACCTGTACAGCCAGTTCCCCATGCAGGGGTTCCCCTTCCCCATATGCAAGCTCGCAGACGCCAAAAGCTCATTCACGGACTTTCCCAAGCCGGGCGTGATCCACCACAAGCACTGTCCCCCGCCGCCACCTCCTCCGCCAGATAACCCGAGCGGTGGCGTGCTGAGTGGAGCAGAGTACTCCCGCACCACAACCGGAGGCAGTGTTTGCCACAGCGGCGCCTTTTCCGCTCGCGAGCTGGTGCGCGAcgaggagatgaagagggagagccTGGAGGGTGTGGTGCAGTCCATAGGGGGGAGCTCCAGGAAGCACGGCTTCTCCAGCCTGGTGCCCGAGCAGCAGCCCtcacagcagccacacacacagcacagtcacGGACATGGACATGGGCATGTGCATGGGCACgggcacggacacggacacggtcAACAGAAGGAGGCGGTAGGGAAGGAGCAGAGGGATCAGCAGAGGCCCACCACGGACGATGAGATGGGCCACCAACACTACCCCATCGGCATGTCGGCCAGCGGGCGCAAGGCTCTGCTGAGCAGCCCCCAGAGCCCGCTCAAGTCCGACTGCCAGCCCAACTCGCCCACCGAGTCCAGCAGTAGCAAGAATGCGGCCCTGTCCCAGAGCAGCCAGCCGGGCTCGGCCGCCCAGGGCTCCCCGGACCCCAAAGCGCGCAACTGGAAGAAGTACAAGTTCATCGTGCTGAACCAGAGCacaaaggaggaggaggccagcCCCTCCCATGACGTCGATATGCGCTCCCCCCAGCGCCTGGGTCTGCCGCCTTTCCTCCAGGCTGCCGACTCCGAGCATCCCGACTCTCAGTCCGGTACGAAGATCACGGAGCACGGGGAGGATTTCCACGTGCCCCAGGCTAGCCGCCTCAACAACATCATTAACAG GACTCTGGAGGGGTCTCAGAGGAGTAGCGATAGCCACTCATCCCTCTACATTAGCCACTTGAAGTGCACGTCGTGCGGCTCCCAGTCCCCGCGCCACTCAGAGGTCTGCCCCAACACTCCTGCCTCGCGCCTGGCTGAGGAGATGGCTGAGATGCACTCGGAGTACTCTGACTCCAGCTCTG TAGAAAACGGTACGTACTTTTGCAACGAGTGCGACTCCAAGTTCGCCGAGGAGGAGACGCTGAAACGACACATGCTTCAGGTCCACAGCGACAAGCCATACAAATGCGACCGCTGCCAGGCAGCCTTCCGCTACAAAGGAAACCTCGCCAGCCACAAGACGGTACACACAG GAGAGAAGCCGTATCGCTGCAACATCTGCGGCGCTCAGTTCAACCGACCAGCCAACCtcaagacacacacgcgcatccaCTCAGGAGAAAAGCCATACAAGTGTGAGACCTGTGGCGCGCGATTTGTTCAG GTGGCACATCTGCGTGCCCACGTCCTGATCCACACAGGAGAAAAGCCATACCCGTGTGAGATCTGTGGAACGCGATTCCGCCACCTGCAGACCCTCAAGAGCCACCTACGCATCCATACGGGAGAAAAGCCCTACCAT TGTGAGAAATGCAACTTGCACTTTCGTCACAAGAGCCAGCTGCGCTTGCACCTGCGACAGAAACACGGGGCGATCACCAACACCAAGGTTCAGTACCGCATGTCCACGGACATGCCCACAGACCTGACCAAGGCTTGCTGA
- the bcl6aa gene encoding BCL6A transcription repressor a isoform X3: MIRYDLDKMACAADSCIQFTRHASDVLLNLNRLRSRDILTDVTILVSRQQFRAHKTVLMACSGLFYTIFTDSLKCNLNAISLDPKVDPEGFAILLEFMYTSRLTLKESLIMTIMNTAIYLQMDHVVDTCHRYIKSSDSPLKLPREDFLVSPLLLPQDVHGYRPHDMTDSLASRVTPFRDSRPYGSGMFNAVNTPSSSYHLYSQFPMQGFPFPICKLADAKSSFTDFPKPGVIHHKHCPPPPPPPPDNPSGGVLSGAEYSRTTTGGSVCHSGAFSARELVRDEEMKRESLEGVVQSIGGSSRKHGFSSLVPEQQPSQQPHTQHSHGHGHGHVHGHGHGHGHGQQKEAVGKEQRDQQRPTTDDEMGHQHYPIGMSASGRKALLSSPQSPLKSDCQPNSPTESSSSKNAALSQSSQPGSAAQGSPDPKARNWKKYKFIVLNQSTKEEEASPSHDVDMRSPQRLGLPPFLQAADSEHPDSQSGTKITEHGEDFHVPQASRLNNIINRTLEGSQRSSDSHSSLYISHLKCTSCGSQSPRHSEVCPNTPASRLAEEMAEMHSEYSDSSSVENGTYFCNECDSKFAEEETLKRHMLQVHSDKPYKCDRCQAAFRYKGNLASHKTVHTGEKPYRCNICGAQFNRPANLKTHTRIHSGEKPYKCETCGARFVQVAHLRAHVLIHTGEKPYPCEICGTRFRHLQTLKSHLRIHTGEKPYHCEKCNLHFRHKSQLRLHLRQKHGAITNTKVQYRMSTDMPTDLTKAC; the protein is encoded by the exons ATGATCCGTTACG ATCTTGACAAAATGGCTTGCGCAGCGGACAGCTGCATCCAGTTCACTCGCCATGCGAGTGACGTTCTGCTCAATCTGAACCGGCTGCGCAGCAGGGACATCCTGACTGATGTCACCATCCTTGTCAGCAGACAGCAGTTTCGAGCTCACAAGACCGTCCTCATGGCATGCAG TGGTCTCTTCTACACCATCTTCACGGACTCGCTCAAATGCAATCTGAACGCCATCAGCCTGGACCCGAAGGTGGACCCAGAGGGCTTCGCCATCCTCCTGGAGTTTATGTACACGTCACGGCTGACGCTGAAGGAGAGCCTCATCATGACCATCATGAACACCGCCATCTACCTGCAGATGGACCACGTCGTCGACACCTGCCACAGATACATCAAGTCCAG TGACTCCCCTCTTAAACTGCCCAGAGAGGACTTCCTGGTCAGTCCCCTGCTGTTACCTCAGGACGTCCATGGCTACAGGCCGCACGACATGACTGACAGCCTGGCCAGCCGAGTCACCCCCTTCAGGGACAGCCGGCCCTATGGATCCGGCATGTTCAATGCCGTCAACACTCCCAGTAGCTCCTACCACCTGTACAGCCAGTTCCCCATGCAGGGGTTCCCCTTCCCCATATGCAAGCTCGCAGACGCCAAAAGCTCATTCACGGACTTTCCCAAGCCGGGCGTGATCCACCACAAGCACTGTCCCCCGCCGCCACCTCCTCCGCCAGATAACCCGAGCGGTGGCGTGCTGAGTGGAGCAGAGTACTCCCGCACCACAACCGGAGGCAGTGTTTGCCACAGCGGCGCCTTTTCCGCTCGCGAGCTGGTGCGCGAcgaggagatgaagagggagagccTGGAGGGTGTGGTGCAGTCCATAGGGGGGAGCTCCAGGAAGCACGGCTTCTCCAGCCTGGTGCCCGAGCAGCAGCCCtcacagcagccacacacacagcacagtcacGGACATGGACATGGGCATGTGCATGGGCACgggcacggacacggacacggtcAACAGAAGGAGGCGGTAGGGAAGGAGCAGAGGGATCAGCAGAGGCCCACCACGGACGATGAGATGGGCCACCAACACTACCCCATCGGCATGTCGGCCAGCGGGCGCAAGGCTCTGCTGAGCAGCCCCCAGAGCCCGCTCAAGTCCGACTGCCAGCCCAACTCGCCCACCGAGTCCAGCAGTAGCAAGAATGCGGCCCTGTCCCAGAGCAGCCAGCCGGGCTCGGCCGCCCAGGGCTCCCCGGACCCCAAAGCGCGCAACTGGAAGAAGTACAAGTTCATCGTGCTGAACCAGAGCacaaaggaggaggaggccagcCCCTCCCATGACGTCGATATGCGCTCCCCCCAGCGCCTGGGTCTGCCGCCTTTCCTCCAGGCTGCCGACTCCGAGCATCCCGACTCTCAGTCCGGTACGAAGATCACGGAGCACGGGGAGGATTTCCACGTGCCCCAGGCTAGCCGCCTCAACAACATCATTAACAG GACTCTGGAGGGGTCTCAGAGGAGTAGCGATAGCCACTCATCCCTCTACATTAGCCACTTGAAGTGCACGTCGTGCGGCTCCCAGTCCCCGCGCCACTCAGAGGTCTGCCCCAACACTCCTGCCTCGCGCCTGGCTGAGGAGATGGCTGAGATGCACTCGGAGTACTCTGACTCCAGCTCTG TAGAAAACGGTACGTACTTTTGCAACGAGTGCGACTCCAAGTTCGCCGAGGAGGAGACGCTGAAACGACACATGCTTCAGGTCCACAGCGACAAGCCATACAAATGCGACCGCTGCCAGGCAGCCTTCCGCTACAAAGGAAACCTCGCCAGCCACAAGACGGTACACACAG GAGAGAAGCCGTATCGCTGCAACATCTGCGGCGCTCAGTTCAACCGACCAGCCAACCtcaagacacacacgcgcatccaCTCAGGAGAAAAGCCATACAAGTGTGAGACCTGTGGCGCGCGATTTGTTCAG GTGGCACATCTGCGTGCCCACGTCCTGATCCACACAGGAGAAAAGCCATACCCGTGTGAGATCTGTGGAACGCGATTCCGCCACCTGCAGACCCTCAAGAGCCACCTACGCATCCATACGGGAGAAAAGCCCTACCAT TGTGAGAAATGCAACTTGCACTTTCGTCACAAGAGCCAGCTGCGCTTGCACCTGCGACAGAAACACGGGGCGATCACCAACACCAAGGTTCAGTACCGCATGTCCACGGACATGCCCACAGACCTGACCAAGGCTTGCTGA